From Candidatus Xianfuyuplasma coldseepsis:
TCTAAATGGTCTTCTTCCATATAGGTTGCATAAATACCTAAATCACTCGCGGGCATAATATCTGGGACTTGCTCGGTCCAACTCGCAAACTTCAATTCATTTCGTTCAGGTGGGATAGGATACGTGACAAAACTCAAATCCTGCCCATATTCGACAACGTAGAATTTTAAGAGATTATTCCGATCATCATAGAAGCGAATAAAGTATTTATTAACGTTCCACTTTGCATACACCGTCACATTGTCTTCCATGCGATCAAAGAAGTTAAACCGTGTTGTATAATCTTCATCAACATACCAACGATCAAAAGTATACCCAATGCGATAGGGATCTTTTGGTATCTCAGGTAATTCCCCTTCTTCGACTTCAATGGCAGCGACTTCTGAACCGCCTTTACTATCAAATGTTACCGTGTAAAAGGTCCCGCTTGGAACACAAGAAGCGAGAAATAGTACCATGCTAGAAACAATAATGAGCATGAATTTTTTCATAAGGACCCTCCTTACTGCGTTAGGATATCATTAAACCTACTTCGATATTGTCGTACTCCAAAGGAACCACAATATCGCCTTCTGGATTAATGAATCCCCACAACCCATCTTGAGCGACAGGTATTAAACCAAATATGGTAATTGTATATGCGTTGTCATAGGTAATGTCATTGATATAATCGCCATTGCGATTGACAAAACGATAGGTAATGTCTTCACCATCGGTAAGTTGAACACGATATATGCCATAATCTAAATTGGAACCAGGAATCACTATTCCATCGCCATCATAGAGGATGCTTTCATTCATATCCATAAAACCTTGAGTATCATTTTCTTCATCGATGAAGAATGCTAAATCATCGTAAATATAGTTGATTTGCAGATCGCTGCTTAGGACTTGATTGCCTTGATTGTCATAGACATAATAGGTATTATTATTGAAAATTACATAATATTCCCCGCGACTATCAGCACGGTAGATTTCTTGTCCGAAAAATTCAAACACAGTCGTACCATCGTTTTTAATTAGCGAGACCAAACTGCCATTGAAGTAATGGGCATATCCAGCTTCACTAAAGTTTAATGGTAAAGCGTAATTAGGTTCCAGCACTTGATTCCCATAGAAATCCAAATATCCAAATTTCAGCCCTTCTTGGAATAACACGAGGTTTCCATGTGTGGCAAAGGATAGAAACTCATATTGAAACGGAATCACAATGTTTCCAGCGGTGTCAATCGCACCATATAGATACTGATCACCAATCGTTTTAGAAGCGATGGCAATATCACCGTTGTATGCGGTAATGTATTGATACTCCATTGGAATAACTAAATTTCCGGAAGTATCATAGACACCAAACGACCCATCTTTTGTAGCAACAATACGCTCACTACTAGGGTGTCCCATATTTACGTGATCAAAGGTTATGATCGTACTTCCATCGCGATCGATGAATCCGAGTTTCCCATCACTATTGGTGACACGGGCAACTCCATATTCACGGAAGTAAGCTTGGCCACTCATGTACTGGGGGCTGATGAGAACAATACCATCTAAATTGGCAAACCCGATGAGGTTGTTTGCTGTATAGGAGAAGATGGTAGAAATGGATGTTTCTTCGGTCGCAGAAGGACAATCAAAGGTACTGTATCCATTGAGTGATGCATCATCAATTCGATTCACTAGTTCACCTTGGTAATCCAATATATCAATATGCTCGTCTTGGGCAAGATAATAAGTCCCACAGCGACGAATGTCGTCGTATTGCAAAGACACAATTGTTTCACCTTGCTGGTTGATTAAACCGATTTGATCATCTTTCTCAACAATGATTAGTAAATCCGATATATCAAGGGTATTATCCACTTGTTGTTTATTCGGTTTACAAGCCACTAGTGTGACTACTAATAAACCGATGATTAGGTATCGTAAAGCTTTCATGAAACGCCCTCCCTAAGAAGTGTATACAATAATTATATCATAATTATTTCGCTTTATCTCATCGAAGCAAAAAACGTTTTTATATTGGGTAAATATCGCTTATTTAAAAACATCAAAAAATGCGATATATGGGTACCATTGTAAGCGTTTTTATGGTATTCTATTTAAGGAAAAACACAAGATGATAAACAAAGGAGCTTACAAATGAAAAACATCCATGTAGTAATCTGGGGATTTGGCGCCATGGGTAAAGGAATGGCGGACATGTTATTAACGAAAAAAGGTGTTGAAATTACCGGTGTATGTGATCGTAATCCTGCGATTATAAATACCAGTATCTTTTCCCTATTAGAAGAACCCAAACGTAACCATCCGGATGTCATCATCACCGATGATATTACGACCTTATTAGATAAAGAGATCTGCGATATCGTATTACTTGCAACCGATAGTTTTACCAAAAATGCATTTCCGAAAATGAAACAAGTATTAGAAGCGGGAATCAACTGCATCTCCACAGCCGAAGAAATGGCGTATCCAAAAGCACAGGAACCAGAACTAGCGAAGGAGTTGGATGCGATTGCCAAAGCCCATAACGTAACATTGTTGGGTACCGGAATCAATCCGGGATTCATTATGGATTTACTCGTTATTGCATTAAGTGGTACAATGAAACGTGTAGACCACATTGAAGCCAACCGTGTTAATAGCCTCAGTCCGTTCGGTCCGGCGGTTATGGAAGAACAAGGAGTGGGTATTACACTGGAAGAATTTCATCAGGGTGTTGACAGCAAAACCCTTGCAGGACATGTTGGATTTGCCGAAAGCATTCAAATGATAGCAGATGCACTTGGAGTACCGCTAACTCGCTTCGAACAACAAATGAAACCAATCGTTACAACCGTAGACCGTAAGAGTCCTTATGGTGAAGCGAAAAAAGGACATGTAGCCGGTGTTAATATGACGGGACAAGGATATGTCGGTAATGACGTCTTTATCGATATGAAACACCCACAGCAAATCGAACCCGAAATGGAAGGAACCCATACCGGTGATTACATTACTATAAAGGGTGTACCGGAAATCAACATGGGAATCCAACCGGAAATTGACGGGGGTATTGGTACCATTGCTATGTGTGTCAATATGATACCCCACGTTCTAAACAGTAAACCAGGATTGAAAACAATGATTGATCTCCCGGTTCCCCGCGCTATATTAGGAGATATGAGAGATCTTATTGATTCATAATAAATACATTTCATAGGGGTGAAGAAATGGCTGAAACAAAAAAAACCACAACAAGTAGTACCAAAAAATCAACAACGACAAAGAAACCAAGTACACAAAAAAAATCAACATCCACAAAAAAATCGACAACAAGTACAAAAAAACCGAGTACGAGAAAGAAATCAACTTCTTCAAGTACATCAAAAACAACGCGTACAAAAAAGCCAAAAGCTGAAACAGGTCGCATTAAAGACAAGTCCGAATTAACAACCTTAGAGACCTTAGAAGCTCAAGTTGAAGGTAAGGTAATACGTGAACGACAACCACTTGGGAAACTATTTTATCTGATCTTTAGTATCGTATTCTATGCGGTTGCCTATTTTTATATCAACACAACCGTATATGCGGGTAGTGATTGGATTGAAACGGCAATCTTTGCCTTTGCTGCATTGTTTATTGCCTTTGTATTGATGCTATTTAATGTGCATATGTTGGTCTTTTACTTCTTTGTATTACCATTTAGACGTCTCTTTAAACAGGCGAAAATGGAAGCCCATAAAGAAATCTTCTTTAGTGTTGGAAAAAACAAAGTCCAAACAACATTCAACAAATACAAATCCATCTTTACATTGGTCTTGTATTTCTTATTTGGTGGACTCCTAGTTGTTGCCTCAGTACTATCAAGCATTCAAGATGGAGACGCCATTCTTCAAATTGTCTACAGTGCCTTTATCATCTTGATTATTTACCTAGTTGTGATTAACTCGTGGCAATTCTTATTCAATATCATCCCTAGTATCTTAGAAAAAAGCATTGATGCCAAAAACGGCTATGTATTAACACTAAGCGCCGCTGTTATGGTGATCTATATCGTCTTTATCATCTTTGACATCACCTATTTAGCAGAGATTATGATCTTTGTTCTAATCATTGGATTTATTGCCTTATTAGGAGTGAATCTCAATATGATTGTCGGCGAAATAAATATCTTCCAAAACCTTCGGGGACGTAAAAGCAAAGCCGTTACCCGCGTCGTCTTTATCGTCTTCTTCGGATTCCATATTTATGTTGTATTATATGCTAGTGTTGTTGCCTATAGTATTTATAACTGGCAACCCGATGCTTATAATTTTACCGAAGTCCATTACGACATTACCGTCGATGATGAAATCTATTCCAGTGGAACCCTTGTCGAACAAGTCTATGATATGAATGGCGATCCTGTCAATCAAGTCTATGATATGAATGGCGATCCCCTAACCATGGGAATCGATGAGAATGGGAATACCCTCACCATCTATGATGAACAAGGAAACATGTTATGGGATTTCTATGATTCATCCGGTGGTAATCTGTTCAACTTTACCGATACCAATGGTAACTTCATCAATAACCCGTTCTTCTATGAAGGGCGTCTAGCGATAATCGATACCAAAGTTGAACGCCTTCATACCTATGGCGACTTCCTTTATTGGACTGTTATTAGTGTCTCAACCATCGGTTATGGCGACATCGCTCCGTCCACCGAATATCCGATTGCTCAGGCTTGGGGAGGATTCCTAGGGATCTACGGGTTAACATTCTTTGCCTTAAGTATTTCATTTGTATCAAACATCGCCATGGAAGGAATCAATTCTGTACGAGAGGAATCACGAAAACATGATTGATAAAGGAACCTATGTACGCATTAGGCAGACCGTGCTACAACCACAAGAACGCTCAACCCATCTTCCCGAAGAAACCACCAAAGTCCCCTTTAAGATTTGGGTAAAAGGATATCTTCAAGAAGATGCGGATTTATTTGATATTGTTACCATTAAAACGCCCTTAGGACATACGTTCACAGGTCGTTTAAAAGAAGCAAATCCACCATATCGTCATACGTATGGTGATTTTGTTCCTGAGATATTAAAAGTTCGTGAAATCATCCA
This genomic window contains:
- a CDS encoding InlB B-repeat-containing protein; this translates as MKKFMLIIVSSMVLFLASCVPSGTFYTVTFDSKGGSEVAAIEVEEGELPEIPKDPYRIGYTFDRWYVDEDYTTRFNFFDRMEDNVTVYAKWNVNKYFIRFYDDRNNLLKFYVVEYGQDLSFVTYPIPPERNELKFASWTEQVPDIMPASDLGIYATYMEEDHLDLSYR
- a CDS encoding WG repeat-containing protein gives rise to the protein MKALRYLIIGLLVVTLVACKPNKQQVDNTLDISDLLIIVEKDDQIGLINQQGETIVSLQYDDIRRCGTYYLAQDEHIDILDYQGELVNRIDDASLNGYSTFDCPSATEETSISTIFSYTANNLIGFANLDGIVLISPQYMSGQAYFREYGVARVTNSDGKLGFIDRDGSTIITFDHVNMGHPSSERIVATKDGSFGVYDTSGNLVIPMEYQYITAYNGDIAIASKTIGDQYLYGAIDTAGNIVIPFQYEFLSFATHGNLVLFQEGLKFGYLDFYGNQVLEPNYALPLNFSEAGYAHYFNGSLVSLIKNDGTTVFEFFGQEIYRADSRGEYYVIFNNNTYYVYDNQGNQVLSSDLQINYIYDDLAFFIDEENDTQGFMDMNESILYDGDGIVIPGSNLDYGIYRVQLTDGEDITYRFVNRNGDYINDITYDNAYTITIFGLIPVAQDGLWGFINPEGDIVVPLEYDNIEVGLMIS
- the ord gene encoding 2,4-diaminopentanoate dehydrogenase — translated: MKNIHVVIWGFGAMGKGMADMLLTKKGVEITGVCDRNPAIINTSIFSLLEEPKRNHPDVIITDDITTLLDKEICDIVLLATDSFTKNAFPKMKQVLEAGINCISTAEEMAYPKAQEPELAKELDAIAKAHNVTLLGTGINPGFIMDLLVIALSGTMKRVDHIEANRVNSLSPFGPAVMEEQGVGITLEEFHQGVDSKTLAGHVGFAESIQMIADALGVPLTRFEQQMKPIVTTVDRKSPYGEAKKGHVAGVNMTGQGYVGNDVFIDMKHPQQIEPEMEGTHTGDYITIKGVPEINMGIQPEIDGGIGTIAMCVNMIPHVLNSKPGLKTMIDLPVPRAILGDMRDLIDS
- a CDS encoding potassium channel family protein produces the protein MAETKKTTTSSTKKSTTTKKPSTQKKSTSTKKSTTSTKKPSTRKKSTSSSTSKTTRTKKPKAETGRIKDKSELTTLETLEAQVEGKVIRERQPLGKLFYLIFSIVFYAVAYFYINTTVYAGSDWIETAIFAFAALFIAFVLMLFNVHMLVFYFFVLPFRRLFKQAKMEAHKEIFFSVGKNKVQTTFNKYKSIFTLVLYFLFGGLLVVASVLSSIQDGDAILQIVYSAFIILIIYLVVINSWQFLFNIIPSILEKSIDAKNGYVLTLSAAVMVIYIVFIIFDITYLAEIMIFVLIIGFIALLGVNLNMIVGEINIFQNLRGRKSKAVTRVVFIVFFGFHIYVVLYASVVAYSIYNWQPDAYNFTEVHYDITVDDEIYSSGTLVEQVYDMNGDPVNQVYDMNGDPLTMGIDENGNTLTIYDEQGNMLWDFYDSSGGNLFNFTDTNGNFINNPFFYEGRLAIIDTKVERLHTYGDFLYWTVISVSTIGYGDIAPSTEYPIAQAWGGFLGIYGLTFFALSISFVSNIAMEGINSVREESRKHD
- the ortA gene encoding 2-amino-4-oxopentanoate thiolase subunit OrtA — its product is MIDKGTYVRIRQTVLQPQERSTHLPEETTKVPFKIWVKGYLQEDADLFDIVTIKTPLGHTFTGRLKEANPPYRHTYGDFVPEILKVREIIHTDLWGDSHE